A portion of the Nitratidesulfovibrio termitidis HI1 genome contains these proteins:
- a CDS encoding EAL and HDOD domain-containing protein, which yields MQAQNPSQQPTIFIARQPIFDAAGALWGHELLFRDSPSGPARIDDPDAATASVIADGYAIASETIPGVTPFLINFPEGLLLSGAAEVLPPDRCIPEILETVQPTPELVEALHALKRAGYRLAVDDFVGQDQALPLLGLADIIKVDVLGVPPAELPALTATMRKRHHAVLLAEKVENAAMFGQCRMLGYTLFQGYHFARPVIVPGRTLSSAQTSRLHLMQSLTGEADPHKLVRAVTVDPGLTYRLLRYINSAWFALLKEVTSIQHAASLLGFETLRKWLLVITLADTAGSAAPAEAMRLAVTRARFLELLCGLTRTCSHAPESMFLLGLLSQLDALLGIPMSVLLAHLPLDADFRAALSGEPSPMHDELHLAVLLERGAWDEALPLMARLGFSPVDVARSSVDAQVWASRILS from the coding sequence ATGCAGGCCCAGAACCCCTCGCAGCAGCCCACCATCTTCATCGCCCGGCAGCCCATCTTCGATGCCGCTGGCGCGCTGTGGGGGCACGAACTGCTGTTTCGCGACAGCCCCAGCGGCCCCGCGCGCATCGACGATCCGGACGCGGCCACCGCCTCGGTCATTGCCGACGGCTACGCCATCGCCAGCGAGACCATCCCCGGCGTCACCCCCTTCCTGATCAACTTTCCCGAGGGGTTGCTGCTGTCCGGCGCGGCGGAAGTGCTGCCGCCGGACCGGTGCATCCCCGAAATCCTCGAAACGGTGCAGCCCACGCCCGAACTGGTGGAGGCACTGCATGCCCTGAAGCGGGCGGGCTACCGGCTGGCCGTGGACGACTTCGTGGGGCAGGATCAGGCCCTGCCGCTGCTGGGGCTGGCGGACATCATCAAGGTGGACGTGCTGGGCGTGCCCCCGGCGGAACTGCCCGCGCTCACGGCCACCATGCGCAAGCGCCATCACGCCGTGCTGCTGGCGGAAAAGGTGGAAAACGCGGCCATGTTCGGCCAGTGCCGCATGTTGGGGTACACCCTGTTCCAGGGCTACCACTTCGCCAGACCGGTCATCGTGCCGGGGCGCACCCTGTCATCCGCCCAGACCTCGCGCCTGCACCTGATGCAGTCGCTGACCGGAGAGGCGGACCCGCACAAGCTGGTACGCGCCGTGACCGTGGACCCCGGCCTGACCTACCGCCTGCTGCGGTACATCAATTCCGCGTGGTTCGCCCTGTTGAAGGAAGTGACCTCCATCCAGCACGCGGCATCGTTGCTGGGCTTCGAGACGCTGCGCAAGTGGCTGCTGGTGATCACCCTGGCCGACACGGCGGGCAGCGCCGCTCCGGCAGAGGCCATGCGGCTGGCCGTGACCCGCGCGCGCTTTCTGGAACTGCTGTGCGGCCTCACGCGCACCTGCTCCCATGCGCCGGAATCCATGTTCCTTCTGGGGCTGCTGTCGCAACTGGATGCGCTGCTGGGCATTCCCATGTCCGTCCTGCTGGCCCACCTGCCACTGGATGCGGACTTTCGCGCCGCCCTTTCCGGCGAGCCTTCGCCCATGCACGACGAACTGCACCTGGCCGTGCTGCTGGAGCGCGGCGCCTGGGATGAGGCCCTGCCGCTGATGGCCAGGCTGGGCTTTTCACCCGTGGACGTGGCCCGCAGCAGTGTGGATGCCCAGGTGTGGGCCAGCCGGATTTTGAGCTAG
- a CDS encoding phenylacetate--CoA ligase: MSQQRFLPHLDPETLHRVQTEGLRWTVRHAYANSPAYKAKFDAAGVHPDDIRTLDDIVRLPTASVEDLREGYPLPLLSVPESDVVRIHASSGTTGKRKILAYTQNDVDTFALQMARCYELAGLTREDRVQIAVGYGLWTAGAGFQLGSEKFGALTVPVGPGNLEMQLQLLVDMGVTCLGSTASMALLMAEEVERNGLLDKVKLRKVIFGAETHSPRMRAAFEQKLGLTGSYDIAGMTEMYGPGTGLECDAREGLHYWADLFIIEVLDPATLQPVAPGEVGEMVVTSLRKEASPLVRYRTRDLTRMLPGQCSCGRCIPRHDHILGRSDDMIIFRGVNIYPGQIADVLHEFPVLGSEYHIQLSRTDGRDAMLLQVERQEGATADSDAGLTREVGDRLHKKLMARVAVQVVDPGVLPRSFGKSRRVTDMRMADG, translated from the coding sequence ATGTCGCAGCAACGCTTTCTGCCCCACCTCGACCCCGAAACCCTGCATCGCGTGCAGACCGAGGGCCTGCGCTGGACCGTGCGCCACGCCTACGCCAACAGCCCGGCCTACAAGGCCAAGTTCGACGCGGCGGGCGTGCACCCCGACGACATCCGCACCCTGGACGACATCGTGCGCCTGCCCACCGCCAGCGTGGAAGACCTGCGCGAGGGGTACCCCCTGCCGCTGCTGTCCGTGCCGGAAAGCGACGTGGTGCGCATCCATGCCTCGTCGGGCACCACGGGCAAGCGCAAGATCCTGGCCTACACCCAGAACGACGTGGATACCTTTGCCCTGCAAATGGCCCGCTGCTACGAACTGGCGGGCCTGACCCGCGAAGACCGCGTGCAGATCGCCGTGGGCTACGGCCTGTGGACGGCGGGGGCCGGGTTCCAGCTGGGGTCCGAGAAGTTCGGCGCGCTCACCGTGCCGGTGGGGCCGGGCAACCTGGAGATGCAGTTGCAGTTGCTGGTGGACATGGGCGTGACCTGCCTGGGGTCCACGGCCTCCATGGCCCTGCTGATGGCCGAGGAAGTGGAGCGCAACGGACTGCTGGACAAGGTGAAGCTGCGCAAGGTGATCTTTGGCGCAGAAACGCACAGCCCGCGCATGCGCGCCGCCTTCGAGCAGAAGCTGGGCCTGACGGGCAGCTACGACATCGCGGGCATGACCGAAATGTACGGCCCCGGCACCGGGCTGGAATGCGACGCGCGCGAGGGCCTGCACTACTGGGCCGACCTGTTCATCATCGAGGTTCTGGACCCGGCCACCCTGCAACCGGTGGCCCCCGGAGAGGTGGGCGAGATGGTGGTCACCTCGCTGCGCAAGGAAGCCTCGCCGCTGGTCCGCTACCGCACCCGCGACCTGACCCGCATGCTGCCCGGCCAGTGTTCGTGCGGGCGGTGCATCCCCCGGCATGACCACATCCTGGGCCGCTCGGACGACATGATCATCTTCCGCGGGGTGAACATCTACCCCGGCCAGATTGCCGACGTGCTGCACGAGTTTCCGGTGCTGGGGTCCGAGTACCACATCCAGCTCAGCCGCACCGATGGCCGGGACGCCATGTTGCTGCAGGTGGAACGACAGGAAGGGGCTACGGCGGACAGCGACGCGGGCCTCACGCGCGAAGTGGGCGACCGCCTGCACAAGAAGCTGATGGCCCGCGTGGCCGTGCAGGTGGTGGACCCCGGCGTGCTGCCGCGTTCGTTCGGCAAGTCCAGGCGGGTGACCGACATGCGTATGGCCGACGGGTAG
- the purD gene encoding phosphoribosylamine--glycine ligase, whose product MRILIVGSGGREHALAWKLRQSPLVKDIFIAPGNGGTALEGTNVPISDGDLPALVRFALDEKIDLVVPGPELPLVLGIKDAMVTAGVPCFGPDAYGAQLEGSKAFAKEIMRAAGVPTAAFGVFDDADAARAYIRQNGAPVVVKADGLAAGKGVVVARTVDEALQAVDDMMVKRAFGDAGARVVVESALAGEEASFLCLCDGETVIPLPSAQDHKAVFDNDQGPNTGGMGAYSPAPVLPESRYGEMIDLVIRPVLRELIKRGHPFTGVLYAGLMMTADGPMVLEFNTRFGDPECQPLLMRLDGDLAAIMVAGAQGRLHETTLPLKRETALGVVMAAKGYPGSYAKGMTISGIGDAEALGPVKVFQAGTEQRDGASVSRGGRVLCVTALGDTLADAQALAYKAVAKVCMDNAHYRSDIGAKGLKRGG is encoded by the coding sequence GTGCGGATACTCATCGTCGGATCCGGCGGGCGTGAACACGCCCTGGCCTGGAAGCTGCGCCAGAGCCCCCTCGTCAAGGACATCTTCATCGCGCCCGGCAACGGCGGCACCGCCCTTGAAGGCACCAACGTGCCCATTTCCGATGGCGACCTGCCCGCGCTGGTGCGCTTTGCGCTGGACGAAAAGATCGACCTCGTGGTGCCCGGCCCGGAACTGCCGCTGGTGCTGGGCATCAAGGACGCCATGGTCACGGCGGGCGTGCCCTGCTTCGGCCCCGACGCCTACGGCGCGCAACTGGAAGGCAGCAAGGCCTTCGCCAAGGAAATCATGCGCGCGGCGGGCGTGCCCACCGCCGCCTTTGGCGTGTTCGACGATGCCGATGCGGCCCGCGCCTACATCCGCCAGAACGGCGCGCCCGTGGTGGTCAAGGCCGACGGCCTTGCCGCGGGCAAGGGCGTGGTGGTGGCCCGCACCGTGGACGAGGCGCTGCAAGCCGTGGACGACATGATGGTCAAGCGCGCCTTTGGCGACGCCGGCGCCCGCGTGGTGGTGGAAAGCGCGCTGGCGGGCGAGGAAGCTTCCTTCCTGTGCCTGTGCGACGGCGAAACGGTCATCCCCCTGCCCTCGGCGCAGGACCACAAGGCCGTGTTCGACAACGACCAAGGCCCCAACACCGGCGGCATGGGCGCCTACAGCCCCGCCCCGGTGCTGCCCGAATCGCGCTACGGGGAAATGATCGACCTCGTGATCCGCCCCGTGCTGCGCGAACTGATCAAGCGCGGCCACCCCTTCACCGGGGTGCTGTACGCGGGCCTGATGATGACCGCCGATGGCCCCATGGTGCTGGAATTCAACACCCGCTTCGGCGACCCGGAATGCCAGCCGCTGCTGATGCGCCTGGACGGCGACCTTGCCGCCATCATGGTGGCGGGCGCGCAGGGCCGCCTGCACGAAACCACCCTGCCCCTGAAGCGCGAAACCGCGCTGGGCGTGGTCATGGCGGCCAAGGGCTACCCCGGCAGCTACGCCAAGGGCATGACCATTTCCGGCATCGGCGATGCCGAGGCGCTGGGCCCGGTCAAGGTGTTTCAGGCGGGCACCGAGCAGCGCGACGGCGCTTCCGTGTCGCGCGGCGGGCGCGTGCTGTGCGTCACCGCCCTTGGCGACACCCTGGCCGACGCACAGGCGCTGGCGTACAAGGCCGTGGCAAAGGTGTGCATGGACAACGCCCACTACCGCAGCGACATCGGCGCCAAGGGCCTGAAGCGCGGGGGCTAG